A window of the Natronomonas salina genome harbors these coding sequences:
- a CDS encoding NAD-dependent epimerase/dehydratase family protein, whose amino-acid sequence MFEQREILITGGAGFIGSHLATAFKEDNRVTILDNSITPNQFIPDDVEVIESDVRDAETVDAAVEATDVVFHQAALVSVSGSIQNPKQSHSINATGTLNILEAARKYDSRVVVASSAAVYGQPDVTPIPESHPLEPASPYGLNKLTSDHYARLYNDLYGLETVALRYFNVYGTGQKGGDYTGVIEVFLEQAQDGGPITVHGDGQQTRDFVHVHDVVDANRLAAETDAVGKAFNIGTGSAITIRDLAELIKNTGDSSAEIVHKDPREGDIRHSCADISLARKQLGYSPERSIEEELGTFL is encoded by the coding sequence ATGTTCGAACAGCGGGAGATACTTATTACTGGGGGCGCAGGTTTCATCGGTAGTCATCTTGCAACAGCTTTTAAAGAGGATAATCGCGTCACCATTCTCGACAATTCAATCACACCGAATCAGTTTATACCAGACGATGTAGAAGTAATCGAGTCTGACGTCCGTGACGCTGAAACTGTTGATGCAGCTGTCGAAGCTACCGACGTGGTTTTTCACCAAGCAGCGCTCGTGAGCGTCTCTGGATCCATTCAAAACCCAAAACAAAGTCACAGTATCAATGCTACTGGGACACTCAATATACTAGAGGCAGCTCGGAAGTATGACTCACGGGTCGTGGTCGCCTCTAGCGCGGCCGTCTATGGTCAGCCTGACGTGACACCGATTCCGGAGAGCCATCCACTCGAACCGGCATCACCCTACGGCCTCAATAAGCTGACCTCTGACCATTACGCTCGACTCTACAACGATTTATACGGACTCGAAACAGTCGCGCTTCGATATTTCAACGTCTATGGAACCGGTCAGAAGGGTGGCGACTATACAGGTGTAATCGAGGTCTTCCTTGAACAAGCTCAAGACGGTGGACCAATCACAGTACACGGAGATGGACAACAGACTCGTGATTTCGTCCACGTGCACGACGTAGTAGACGCAAATAGGCTAGCCGCCGAGACTGACGCGGTGGGAAAAGCATTCAATATCGGTACTGGAAGTGCCATCACCATCCGTGATCTTGCCGAGCTGATCAAGAACACAGGGGATAGCAGCGCCGAGATCGTTCACAAGGATCCACGTGAAGGTGATATCAGGCATAGCTGTGCTGATATCTCGCTCGCTCGCAAACAACTGGGCTATAGTCCAGAAAGATCCATCGAGGAGGAGTTAGGTACGTTTCTATAG